From Alteromonas australica, one genomic window encodes:
- the uraD gene encoding 2-oxo-4-hydroxy-4-carboxy-5-ureidoimidazoline decarboxylase — protein MTLNELNALTPSQAYQYFEQACAAKNWVSQMVEARPYYSLARIETQAKLAWKACNNDDILEAFTAHPMIGDVDSLRAKFANTKAIASGEQSGTAQASEETLLALKKANEDYLKKHGFIFIICATGLSADTMLNALLARLPNSTDEEITIAAGEQLKITLLRLNKALTEEEKSE, from the coding sequence ATGACATTAAACGAACTAAATGCGCTGACGCCCAGCCAGGCCTATCAGTACTTTGAACAGGCTTGCGCGGCAAAAAACTGGGTTTCTCAGATGGTAGAGGCTCGCCCCTACTACAGCCTTGCGCGTATTGAAACCCAAGCCAAGCTAGCTTGGAAAGCCTGCAATAACGACGATATTCTCGAAGCCTTTACGGCGCACCCTATGATTGGCGATGTAGACTCCCTACGTGCGAAGTTTGCGAACACAAAAGCCATTGCCTCAGGAGAGCAGTCAGGCACCGCGCAAGCGTCTGAAGAGACCCTGTTGGCACTGAAAAAAGCGAATGAAGACTACCTTAAAAAGCATGGCTTTATTTTTATCATTTGTGCCACGGGCCTGTCTGCTGACACCATGTTAAACGCGCTTTTAGCACGTTTACCCAATTCAACCGATGAAGAAATAACCATTGCTGCCGGCGAACAGTTAAAAATTACCTTGTTGAGGCTGAATAAAGCACTAACAGAAGAGGAAAAAAGTGAATGA
- the xdhC gene encoding xanthine dehydrogenase accessory protein XdhC gives MKPSRWYEGVAHCQQNGIGYVLITVVSVAGSTPREAGSKMVVTGTESIDTIGGGHLEFDAIKRAREMLANQHCASRRTGNDANQPSRTYTHSYPLSSALGQCCGGAVKVLFDVCNLDAQHIAIFGAGHVAKALVPILAQLPVRISWIDNRASLFPEQVSDNVTVVVEEQPETEVNRLEDNTWLVVLTHDHQLDYRIVERALKYPALPFVGLIGSDTKAKRFTTKLSHRGFDEQALSRLVTPIGHLSIPGKRPIEVAVSISAQIITMLNSPPTSVAPGVEKQVDALTLRDERCSTSITSE, from the coding sequence ATGAAACCATCCAGATGGTACGAGGGCGTTGCCCATTGTCAGCAAAACGGTATTGGCTATGTGTTAATTACCGTGGTGAGCGTGGCTGGTTCAACGCCCCGTGAAGCTGGCAGTAAAATGGTGGTAACCGGTACAGAAAGCATTGATACCATTGGTGGTGGCCATCTAGAATTTGACGCGATTAAACGTGCCAGAGAAATGCTTGCGAACCAACACTGTGCAAGCAGACGCACGGGCAACGATGCTAATCAACCGTCTCGCACCTATACCCACTCTTACCCATTAAGTAGTGCGTTAGGGCAATGCTGTGGCGGCGCAGTAAAAGTGCTATTTGATGTGTGTAACTTAGACGCACAACATATTGCCATATTTGGGGCTGGACATGTGGCTAAAGCACTGGTGCCCATTTTAGCGCAACTGCCTGTGAGAATTAGCTGGATAGACAATAGAGCATCGTTGTTTCCTGAGCAGGTGAGTGACAATGTGACGGTTGTGGTTGAAGAGCAGCCCGAAACCGAGGTAAATCGCCTTGAAGACAACACATGGCTTGTGGTGCTTACTCACGACCATCAACTAGATTATCGTATTGTGGAGCGTGCACTTAAGTACCCAGCATTGCCCTTTGTGGGCTTAATTGGCTCAGATACCAAAGCAAAACGCTTTACGACAAAGCTTTCTCACCGAGGCTTCGATGAGCAGGCGTTATCTCGTTTAGTCACGCCCATTGGTCATTTATCCATTCCAGGAAAACGGCCAATTGAAGTGGCGGTATCTATTTCCGCCCAGATCATTACCATGCTGAACAGCCCGCCAACGTCTGTAGCGCCTGGGGTAGAGAAGCAGGTTGATGCACTAACCCTACGTGATGAGAGATGCTCAACCTCGATAACATCAGAATGA
- the xdhB gene encoding xanthine dehydrogenase molybdopterin binding subunit produces the protein MRKLIEAGNRQHRQSAVHTSVKHESAARQVQGGANYIDDIVEPQGTLYAAVGLSQQAAGNIKDIDLSDVRASEGVVDVITIDDVPGHKDIGPVFAGDPLLAHHEIKFYGQPYFAVLATSVNLARQAALKGKITLEETSPTLTVDSALAKQSFVRPTHEFGQGNVEQQMADATHKASGTLSIGGQEHMYLEGQVSLAIPDEDDRMKIYTSSQHPSEVQKLVAEVLDVKLHRVMVDMRRMGGGFGGKETQAAQWACIAALLASRNHCAVKCRLPRQVDMHVTGKRHPFENRFEVGFDDTGRILATHMDINGNCGHSPDLSDAIVDRAMFHADNGYYLGASHIVGHRLKTNMVSHTAYRGFGGPQGMIMAEALIDKVARHLEVDPLTIRKRNLYGESTGTVTPYGMEVEHNLLPEIMTKLETDGHYWARRKAITAFNRNSPVIKKGLALTPVKFGISFTAKHLNQAGALVHIYTDGSIQVNHGGTEMGQGLHTKIGQIAANEFGLSVDMIEVTATRTDKVPNTSPTAASSGTDLNGKAVQNACITLTTRLAECFAASLGMADQANMVRFEHGNVILGEHSKPFAELVQAAYFERVSLSASGFYKTPKLHYNRDTGEGRPFFYFAYGASLSEVSIDTLTGEYTVDSVDILHDVGDSLNPAIDKGQIEGAFIQGMGWLTTEDLRWNEAGKLISENMATYKIPAIGDTPKHFDVQLFGRKNAEDSIYHSKAVGEPPFMLAISVWCALKDAISSLSGYKLDPQLDTPATPERVLNAVLAAQGQ, from the coding sequence ATGCGTAAACTCATTGAAGCAGGCAATAGACAGCACCGCCAATCGGCAGTACATACCTCGGTTAAGCATGAAAGCGCGGCACGACAAGTGCAAGGCGGTGCCAACTACATTGATGACATCGTTGAACCTCAGGGTACGCTTTATGCCGCGGTAGGTTTGAGCCAACAAGCCGCTGGCAATATCAAAGACATCGACTTAAGTGACGTTCGAGCCAGTGAAGGTGTGGTTGACGTCATCACCATAGACGACGTACCAGGCCACAAAGACATAGGCCCTGTGTTTGCGGGTGATCCGCTACTGGCTCATCATGAAATTAAGTTTTATGGCCAGCCCTATTTCGCTGTACTTGCCACATCGGTAAATCTCGCTAGACAAGCCGCATTAAAAGGTAAAATCACCCTAGAAGAGACCTCTCCAACCCTTACCGTAGATAGCGCATTAGCGAAACAGTCTTTTGTTCGCCCCACCCATGAATTTGGCCAAGGCAATGTTGAACAGCAAATGGCTGACGCTACGCATAAAGCGTCTGGAACTTTATCTATCGGTGGTCAAGAGCATATGTATTTGGAAGGGCAAGTTTCGCTTGCCATTCCTGATGAAGACGACCGCATGAAGATTTACACGTCAAGCCAGCACCCCAGTGAAGTACAAAAACTCGTGGCTGAAGTATTAGATGTTAAGCTGCACCGGGTGATGGTTGACATGCGTCGTATGGGCGGAGGCTTTGGTGGTAAGGAAACGCAGGCAGCCCAGTGGGCATGTATTGCGGCCTTACTGGCCTCGCGTAATCACTGCGCGGTGAAATGTCGACTTCCTCGCCAAGTGGATATGCATGTCACGGGGAAACGCCATCCCTTTGAAAACCGTTTTGAGGTAGGGTTTGACGACACCGGCCGTATTCTGGCCACCCACATGGACATTAACGGTAACTGTGGTCATTCGCCTGACCTATCCGACGCCATTGTTGACCGCGCTATGTTCCATGCGGACAACGGCTACTATTTAGGGGCCAGCCACATTGTAGGTCACCGTTTGAAAACCAATATGGTGTCTCATACCGCCTATCGAGGCTTTGGTGGCCCACAGGGCATGATCATGGCCGAAGCGCTAATTGATAAAGTCGCCCGCCATCTAGAAGTAGACCCGCTCACCATTCGCAAGCGCAATCTTTACGGAGAAAGCACTGGCACAGTCACGCCATACGGCATGGAAGTAGAGCATAATCTGCTGCCTGAGATAATGACCAAGCTAGAAACTGATGGGCACTATTGGGCGCGCAGAAAAGCGATAACGGCGTTTAACCGTAATAGCCCGGTGATTAAAAAAGGCTTAGCGCTAACCCCCGTTAAATTTGGTATTTCGTTTACTGCAAAGCACCTTAACCAAGCCGGCGCTCTTGTTCACATTTACACCGACGGTAGCATTCAAGTGAATCACGGTGGTACGGAAATGGGACAAGGCTTACACACCAAAATTGGTCAAATTGCGGCTAACGAGTTTGGTTTATCTGTAGATATGATTGAAGTTACCGCCACACGGACCGATAAGGTGCCAAATACCTCGCCAACGGCGGCATCAAGTGGGACCGATTTAAACGGTAAAGCGGTTCAAAATGCCTGTATCACGCTAACCACCCGTTTGGCAGAATGCTTTGCTGCGTCTCTCGGCATGGCCGACCAAGCGAATATGGTTCGTTTTGAGCATGGCAATGTCATTCTGGGCGAGCACAGCAAACCGTTCGCCGAATTAGTTCAAGCCGCCTACTTTGAGCGTGTATCGCTTTCAGCCAGCGGCTTTTATAAAACCCCAAAACTGCACTATAACCGCGATACCGGTGAAGGCCGTCCGTTCTTTTACTTTGCCTACGGTGCGTCGTTGTCAGAAGTATCAATAGATACACTCACCGGCGAATATACCGTTGACAGCGTTGATATTCTTCATGATGTGGGTGATAGCCTCAACCCCGCCATTGATAAAGGGCAGATTGAAGGGGCATTTATTCAGGGTATGGGTTGGTTGACCACGGAAGACTTGCGCTGGAATGAGGCAGGTAAACTTATTAGTGAAAACATGGCCACGTATAAAATTCCTGCAATTGGCGATACCCCCAAGCACTTTGACGTGCAGCTGTTCGGTCGTAAAAACGCCGAAGACAGTATTTATCACTCAAAGGCGGTGGGTGAGCCTCCGTTTATGCTGGCGATTTCAGTTTGGTGTGCGCTTAAAGATGCCATATCAAGTTTGTCGGGTTACAAACTAGACCCCCAACTTGATACGCCTGCGACGCCAGAGCGCGTGTTAAACGCCGTGCTTGCAGCGCAAGGGCAATAA
- the xdhA gene encoding xanthine dehydrogenase small subunit, producing MIRFLINKDLIELDDARADLTLLQFLREHRKLTGTKEGCAAGDCGACTIVLGEVNNDGSALHYRTVNSCITLMSAVHGKQLIAVEHLADEGTLHPVQQALLDYHGSQCGFCTPGFVMSMFALYHNATAPTRDDVLHALSGNLCRCTGYRPIIEAALASCQGEAADHFAKTASNTLAKLKDIQDNAGTAIGSSGVIMPTSREELANAIQGYPAAPLVAGSTDFGLSITQQLKNVEKVINLSAMDSLKKCTKTEQALIIGAGAPLNDIASPLLSAFPQLAELITRFASLPIRNQATLGGNIANASPIGDMPPALLALRASLHLDNGQQVRVIPLKGFFTGYRQTQLEKGEWISAIEIPLLSKDNNVAAYKISKRMEDDISAVCAVFNLTLVDGVVTSLQTGFGGVAATPETCPTLERALIGKQWQSADCLHLGKQMLKDAFNPIDDVRASAAYRNQVLSNLWHRFWLEKQAQNTIETRVVQHA from the coding sequence ATGATTCGCTTTCTTATTAATAAGGACTTAATTGAGCTTGACGATGCCCGAGCCGATTTAACCTTACTTCAATTTTTACGAGAACATCGTAAGCTAACGGGCACAAAGGAAGGCTGTGCGGCCGGAGACTGCGGCGCATGTACCATTGTGCTTGGCGAAGTTAATAATGACGGTTCTGCTTTACACTATAGAACGGTAAATAGCTGTATCACTTTAATGTCTGCGGTGCATGGTAAACAGTTGATTGCTGTTGAACATTTAGCTGATGAAGGCACGCTGCACCCCGTTCAACAAGCACTGCTAGATTACCATGGGTCGCAGTGCGGCTTCTGTACACCTGGCTTTGTTATGTCCATGTTTGCCCTTTATCATAACGCAACGGCCCCCACCCGCGACGATGTTTTACACGCCTTGTCAGGCAACTTATGTCGATGTACTGGCTACCGCCCCATTATTGAAGCGGCGCTAGCTTCATGTCAGGGTGAAGCGGCCGATCACTTTGCAAAGACGGCATCAAACACACTCGCTAAACTGAAAGACATTCAAGACAATGCAGGGACGGCTATAGGCTCATCTGGCGTTATTATGCCAACTAGCAGAGAAGAGCTGGCTAACGCGATACAAGGTTACCCCGCCGCCCCGTTAGTGGCCGGTAGTACAGATTTTGGTTTGAGCATCACTCAGCAGCTAAAAAATGTCGAGAAGGTAATCAACCTTTCAGCCATGGATAGCTTGAAAAAATGCACCAAAACAGAGCAAGCACTTATTATTGGTGCAGGCGCTCCCCTTAATGATATTGCGTCACCGCTACTTTCCGCTTTCCCGCAATTGGCAGAATTAATCACGCGCTTTGCTTCGCTGCCCATTAGAAACCAAGCAACCCTAGGGGGAAATATTGCCAATGCCTCCCCTATTGGCGATATGCCACCCGCGTTACTCGCTTTAAGAGCCTCATTGCATCTCGACAACGGACAACAAGTTCGAGTAATTCCTTTGAAAGGCTTTTTCACCGGCTACCGCCAAACTCAGTTGGAAAAAGGGGAATGGATAAGCGCCATTGAAATCCCGCTATTGTCCAAGGACAATAATGTTGCTGCGTACAAAATATCTAAGCGCATGGAAGATGACATTTCTGCCGTATGCGCCGTGTTCAACCTGACATTGGTAGATGGCGTGGTGACGTCTCTTCAAACGGGGTTTGGTGGCGTGGCAGCCACACCTGAAACGTGTCCGACACTTGAGCGGGCGCTAATAGGAAAGCAATGGCAAAGTGCCGACTGCTTGCACCTAGGTAAGCAAATGCTGAAAGACGCGTTTAACCCTATTGATGATGTACGTGCCAGTGCAGCCTATCGTAATCAAGTGTTAAGTAATTTGTGGCATCGATTCTGGCTTGAAAAGCAAGCCCAAAACACCATTGAAACTCGGGTGGTTCAACATGCGTAA
- a CDS encoding TetR family transcriptional regulator C-terminal domain-containing protein, whose amino-acid sequence MTRTNGADGGVGAMNRRKILQAAEKCFAQFGFKGTAVQKIADEAGLPKTNVLYYFKSKQELYVAVLEETLLLWNSRFDRATVEDDPADVLADYIAEKIEVSRTHPLSSKIFAMEIINGAPNLTGYFDEEHAKWMKGRLKLINNWIAAGKLAPVDGEYLLYTIWASTQHYADFAAQITRLRGKKMVKKDFEDAKAQLVKLILGGCKLPIPEKYRGE is encoded by the coding sequence ATGACAAGAACAAACGGAGCCGACGGTGGCGTTGGCGCAATGAATCGACGAAAAATTCTACAAGCCGCTGAGAAATGCTTTGCTCAGTTTGGTTTCAAAGGCACAGCAGTACAGAAAATTGCAGATGAAGCCGGTTTACCTAAAACCAATGTGCTTTATTACTTTAAATCTAAGCAAGAGCTGTATGTTGCGGTTTTAGAAGAAACCTTATTACTATGGAACTCTCGTTTTGATAGGGCAACGGTAGAAGACGACCCTGCAGACGTACTCGCTGACTACATCGCAGAGAAAATTGAAGTCTCTCGCACTCACCCGCTATCCTCCAAAATCTTCGCCATGGAAATTATAAACGGTGCACCGAATTTAACGGGCTACTTCGATGAAGAGCATGCCAAATGGATGAAAGGCAGGCTTAAGCTTATTAATAATTGGATTGCAGCAGGTAAACTCGCGCCAGTAGACGGCGAATATTTGTTATACACCATTTGGGCGAGCACACAGCACTATGCCGATTTTGCCGCTCAGATAACTCGCCTTAGAGGCAAAAAAATGGTGAAAAAAGACTTTGAAGACGCCAAAGCACAACTTGTGAAACTGATTTTAGGCGGCTGTAAATTGCCAATTCCAGAGAAGTATAGAGGGGAATAA
- the puuE gene encoding allantoinase PuuE encodes MTAHSSHYPRDLVGYGQNVPQAQWPNKAKVAINFVLNYEEGGENCVLHGDDTSEIFLSEIIGAQAYKDRHLSMESIYEYGSRAGFWRLHRLLTNYDIPVTVFGVTMAMQRHPEAVQAMLDAEWEIASHAMRWVHYQDMDEAEERKQIDDAILLHEQLTGSKPAGWYTGRTSPNTLKLIAERDDIMYCADSYADDLPYYDCHYSKPLLMVPYTLDTNDMRFATPQGFNSAEQFFQYLKDAFDVLYEEGNEAPKMLSIGLHCRIIGRPARMAALKRFIEYVKSHDKVWLATREQIAQHWLATHPFEASERLEE; translated from the coding sequence ATGACGGCACATTCATCACACTATCCAAGAGATCTTGTCGGGTACGGGCAAAACGTACCGCAAGCTCAATGGCCTAACAAAGCAAAAGTCGCGATTAACTTTGTTTTGAATTATGAAGAAGGCGGCGAAAACTGTGTATTGCACGGCGACGACACCTCTGAAATCTTTTTGTCTGAAATCATAGGTGCGCAAGCCTATAAAGATCGCCATCTTAGTATGGAGTCAATCTACGAATATGGTAGCCGCGCTGGATTTTGGCGCTTGCACCGATTACTCACCAATTATGATATTCCTGTTACTGTGTTTGGCGTCACCATGGCAATGCAGCGCCACCCTGAAGCGGTGCAAGCCATGCTTGATGCTGAGTGGGAAATTGCTAGTCATGCCATGCGTTGGGTACATTACCAAGATATGGATGAAGCCGAAGAGCGAAAGCAAATTGACGACGCTATTTTACTTCACGAACAATTGACCGGTAGCAAGCCCGCAGGGTGGTATACCGGGCGTACCAGCCCTAATACGCTTAAGTTAATCGCTGAGCGTGACGACATTATGTACTGCGCCGACTCATACGCTGACGATTTACCGTATTACGATTGTCACTACAGCAAGCCCTTGCTCATGGTGCCTTATACCCTAGATACCAATGACATGCGATTTGCAACACCGCAAGGGTTTAACAGCGCAGAGCAGTTTTTTCAGTATCTCAAAGACGCTTTCGATGTTCTTTATGAAGAGGGGAATGAAGCCCCCAAAATGTTGTCCATTGGTCTACACTGTAGAATTATAGGCCGCCCAGCACGCATGGCGGCGTTGAAACGGTTTATTGAGTACGTAAAGTCTCATGACAAAGTGTGGTTAGCAACCCGCGAACAAATTGCCCAACACTGGTTAGCGACTCATCCGTTTGAAGCAAGCGAAAGGTTAGAAGAATAA
- a CDS encoding lipoprotein: MKVKLLIALCGALALSGCSKLNKENYDKLEMGMSQKEVEAILGSADNCGKTLGTVACTWGNEEAKHVKIVFMGNKAVTFNYEGLE, encoded by the coding sequence ATGAAAGTAAAACTGTTAATTGCCTTATGTGGCGCACTCGCGTTAAGCGGTTGCTCTAAATTAAACAAAGAAAATTACGACAAGCTTGAAATGGGCATGTCTCAAAAAGAAGTAGAAGCGATTTTAGGCAGTGCTGATAACTGCGGCAAAACACTGGGTACAGTGGCTTGCACATGGGGCAATGAAGAAGCCAAACATGTGAAAATTGTGTTTATGGGAAATAAGGCCGTTACCTTTAATTACGAAGGGCTGGAATAG
- a CDS encoding NCS2 family permease: protein MSNNVFERLFKLQEHGTTIKTEIIGGLTTFAAMSYILVVNPGILGLSGMPVEGLITVTALAACIGTLLMAAMTNYPIALAPGMGLNAFFAFTICMSREIPWEAALGIVFWNGILFLLLSLTGVRTKVAEAIPPTLKIGVQCGIGLFIAFIGLKNAGLIVDNPATFVQLGDLSDPAVMLALVGIIFTVVMMVKKVTGGILLSIILLTVIGAFIPTENGTLTATPEAIIGWPEPISDTFFAMDFWYPIDHIGETWDLIFALMFVNMFDTIGTLIGVSRRANLLTKSGKLPKIGPAMTADASASVLGAMVGTSPVTSYVESATGVSAGGRTGLTAVVVAICFLLALFLTPLMKVIPLMATTPALLMVGILMMESIRQLDFEDLGALATATVALLAMPLTFSISEGIALGFITYVGVKVGTGKFKEVTPLTYALAIIFILRYLFDLK from the coding sequence ATGTCCAACAACGTATTTGAACGCCTTTTTAAGCTTCAGGAACATGGCACAACCATTAAAACAGAAATTATTGGCGGCTTAACAACCTTTGCTGCCATGTCTTACATATTGGTGGTGAACCCAGGGATTTTGGGGTTAAGTGGCATGCCCGTAGAAGGTTTAATTACCGTCACAGCTTTGGCTGCCTGTATAGGTACATTACTGATGGCCGCTATGACAAACTACCCCATCGCGTTGGCGCCTGGCATGGGCTTAAACGCATTCTTCGCGTTCACGATTTGTATGTCGAGAGAAATTCCCTGGGAAGCGGCATTGGGCATCGTGTTCTGGAATGGGATACTTTTTCTTCTGCTATCACTTACAGGGGTGAGAACGAAAGTGGCCGAAGCGATTCCTCCCACCCTTAAAATTGGGGTGCAATGCGGTATAGGCTTGTTCATTGCGTTTATTGGGTTGAAAAATGCGGGGCTAATCGTGGATAACCCTGCCACCTTCGTGCAGTTAGGTGACCTTTCTGACCCTGCGGTTATGTTAGCCTTGGTAGGTATTATCTTTACGGTGGTGATGATGGTTAAAAAGGTCACCGGGGGCATTTTACTTTCCATTATTCTACTCACCGTTATTGGTGCTTTCATCCCCACCGAGAATGGAACCTTAACCGCCACACCCGAAGCGATTATTGGGTGGCCTGAGCCAATCTCTGATACCTTTTTTGCGATGGACTTTTGGTACCCCATTGACCATATCGGTGAAACTTGGGATCTTATCTTTGCGCTAATGTTCGTTAATATGTTCGACACTATTGGCACCTTAATAGGCGTTTCCCGTCGCGCAAATTTGCTGACTAAATCGGGTAAGCTACCAAAAATTGGCCCTGCCATGACCGCAGATGCATCCGCCAGTGTATTAGGTGCCATGGTGGGCACATCGCCGGTCACCAGTTATGTAGAATCTGCCACTGGGGTGTCAGCGGGCGGTCGAACTGGGCTTACCGCTGTGGTTGTTGCCATCTGTTTCTTATTGGCGCTCTTTTTAACACCATTGATGAAAGTGATTCCTTTAATGGCCACTACGCCTGCCCTGCTTATGGTCGGTATATTAATGATGGAATCTATTCGCCAATTAGACTTTGAAGATTTGGGTGCTCTGGCAACGGCAACGGTGGCCTTGTTAGCGATGCCACTAACGTTCAGCATCAGTGAAGGGATTGCGTTGGGCTTTATTACTTATGTGGGTGTGAAAGTCGGTACCGGTAAATTTAAAGAGGTCACGCCCCTTACCTATGCGCTCGCGATCATCTTTATATTGCGTTACCTGTTCGACCTAAAATAG
- a CDS encoding adenosine deaminase — MSFSSLIQKLPKAELHLHIEGSLTPELMWHLAKKHNITLPYKSVEEIAAAYQFSDLQSFLDIYYAGAGVLIDEDDFFALMWAYLSRCAEEHITHTEVMFDPQTHTQRGIGFDVFMPGFLRAMRKAKSELGISCYLIMSFLRHLPEKEAFDTLEQAEPYYSEITAVGLDSSELGHPPSKFQRVFERARALGFKIVAHAGEEGPASYIWEAINLLQVDRIDHGVRCQEDDALMRYLNEKQIPLTVCPLSNLKLCVIDDMEGHNILELLEQGLLVTVNSDDPTYFGGFMNENFEALARALPITQHQIKALAENSFKASFLSKEEKQLHLNAINQAFEAYIHAAAE, encoded by the coding sequence ATGTCGTTTTCATCATTAATACAAAAACTCCCAAAAGCTGAACTGCATCTTCATATAGAAGGCAGTTTAACGCCTGAGCTAATGTGGCACCTGGCAAAAAAGCATAATATCACACTGCCTTATAAAAGCGTGGAGGAAATTGCTGCGGCCTATCAGTTTTCAGACCTGCAAAGCTTTTTAGATATTTATTATGCAGGCGCCGGTGTTCTCATTGATGAAGATGATTTTTTTGCGCTTATGTGGGCGTACCTATCTCGTTGCGCAGAAGAGCATATTACCCATACCGAAGTTATGTTCGACCCGCAAACACACACGCAAAGAGGCATAGGCTTCGACGTTTTTATGCCTGGCTTTTTACGTGCAATGAGAAAGGCGAAAAGCGAACTGGGTATTAGTTGCTATCTCATCATGTCGTTCTTACGGCATTTGCCGGAAAAAGAGGCGTTTGACACCCTCGAGCAAGCTGAGCCGTATTATAGTGAGATTACTGCAGTAGGGTTAGACAGCTCTGAACTGGGCCATCCGCCGTCTAAGTTTCAGCGGGTGTTTGAGCGGGCGCGAGCATTAGGTTTTAAAATTGTTGCTCACGCAGGTGAAGAAGGGCCCGCATCCTATATTTGGGAAGCCATTAACTTACTTCAAGTAGACAGAATTGATCATGGGGTGCGCTGCCAAGAAGATGATGCCTTAATGCGTTATCTTAATGAGAAGCAAATTCCACTGACGGTATGCCCGCTAAGCAATTTAAAGCTTTGTGTTATTGACGATATGGAAGGCCATAATATTCTGGAATTGCTAGAGCAAGGGTTGTTGGTTACCGTCAATTCAGACGACCCTACGTATTTTGGTGGCTTTATGAATGAAAATTTTGAAGCGTTGGCCCGTGCGTTACCCATTACTCAACATCAAATTAAAGCATTGGCTGAAAACAGCTTCAAAGCCAGCTTCTTATCGAAGGAAGAAAAACAGCTGCATTTGAATGCAATAAATCAGGCTTTTGAAGCCTATATCCACGCCGCCGCTGAGTAG
- a CDS encoding Hpt domain-containing protein, with protein MRTENEFRNLSNHQPIWDKQEALRRLGNNASLLNTISGMFIAQMEDKLAELNSALEKGDHEATRFVSHSIKGNAGDVGAVAVHKMAAELEKLAKAQNLDDINAVMPLFTATVSATLAAMGEE; from the coding sequence ATGCGTACAGAAAATGAATTTCGAAACCTGAGTAATCACCAGCCGATTTGGGACAAGCAAGAAGCATTGAGACGACTAGGTAATAACGCGTCGTTATTAAACACCATCTCTGGGATGTTTATTGCACAAATGGAAGACAAATTAGCCGAATTAAACTCAGCGCTAGAAAAAGGAGATCATGAGGCTACGCGTTTTGTTAGCCACTCTATAAAGGGTAATGCCGGTGATGTTGGCGCAGTAGCAGTACATAAAATGGCAGCTGAACTAGAGAAACTGGCAAAAGCACAAAACCTTGATGATATAAACGCGGTTATGCCCCTTTTTACTGCTACCGTATCCGCTACCCTGGCCGCCATGGGTGAAGAATAA